From bacterium, a single genomic window includes:
- a CDS encoding isochorismatase family protein: MPKYRVGSKYRVGPEDALVVVDLQADFCPGGALAVPEGDQVIPQINRLLAIGGWRRVLTRDWHPENHLSFQDRGGIWPPHCVAETRGAAFHAGLDSGAADAVVSKAAASDQEAYSGFDGTSLADDLRRAG; this comes from the coding sequence TTGCCGAAGTATCGCGTCGGGTCGAAGTATCGCGTCGGGCCGGAGGATGCACTGGTCGTCGTCGACCTCCAGGCGGATTTCTGCCCCGGCGGGGCGCTGGCGGTACCGGAGGGCGATCAGGTGATCCCTCAGATCAACCGTCTTCTGGCTATCGGCGGATGGCGCCGGGTTCTGACCCGGGACTGGCATCCTGAGAATCACCTCTCCTTCCAGGACCGCGGCGGGATCTGGCCGCCGCATTGCGTGGCCGAAACCCGGGGCGCGGCCTTTCACGCGGGGCTCGATTCCGGGGCGGCCGATGCGGTGGTGTCGAAGGCGGCCGCGTCCGATCAGGAGGCCTACTCGGGATTCGACGGGACCTCTCTGGCGGATGATCTCCGGCGGGCCGG